The window ATAGGCAGACACGGAGCATCGGGGTGGGTGGGAggaatgctggagaaaacgtacccaggataAAACGTACCcgggagaaaacgtacccaatttctagggtacgttttctccaagagaaaacgtaccctatgaaaaaacataaataatagttttcataattattataaattctaaatatatcgttgtttgctgttgtttttaaatacattgtcACGTAGATAAATTATTTAGGCAATGATTTGTttcatatatatgaaaatataatttatatgatatatggaTTACAACAAATTGAACAGCTAgtaaatttgcttccgacgccactgacatgtataatgtttaagTTCTTTATTCCAAGAGACAAATATCTCATAGGTTATATACATGTGAACATATTCATATTAAATAACAAGTAAGACAAACATAGTGTACATTTAAGAGTTCGATGCTtgtttgcataatataaatatttaccttAATTACACAGTTCTTTAGTATTAGATAACTGAGTAACTTTAAAGACACTTGGTTTTGTGTGGGGAGTGAATATTTCTACCTCCTGCGTGGGGCATGGGGAGGcaatacataatattacataataataactgctcaggtatttaattgattatcactATAATTAGAGACAATCAGGGGATCTCGCACAGAGATACTCAAATAGGTAAGGCTAACGGTAAATGGAAAACTTAGAAGAAGTAAGCTGATAACACTTTATGACAGGTCATTAATTCGCactaaaataaaagttgctacaattattataaagatatcattcattaaatgaatatatttcaatctatttctatatatttatgcatttaaatatgcatttgcaaattatttaatttgtccaaaccctttaaaaatataaagtattaaattcatataaatatataaaattcacacatttctatatatttattatgtaaaatagtatttaaaagtattaaaaagtATCAGGTAgtatatttatgattttcatagggtacgttttctcccgggtacgttttcccctgggtacgttttctcctgataccgGTGGGAGGGGGGTaggggtggggggagggggctgCCACACCCTATAATTTTCATCACAGCAggcatttttctttttcattaagtAAATGGGATTGTGAATGAGCTGCAAACACCACCACCCCACTTACACACACTTTAGAGCatgtaaatattacaaaaattgaGAAAATTAGATAACATTAAAATCTTcgcactaccccccccccccccccacacacacacagattAGGATTTTGGTCTTTTGTTTTGGTTCCTGAATAGTGGGGAGAGTTAGACCACTGTATACATTTCAGGAATTGCATTAATATGGAACCTTTTATTTTACAGTAAATTCTACCACACGTATGTTTTTTAGATACTTAGTCAacgattttcatttttatactatatatacGTGTACTGTTCTATGGATCAAAGGATCCTTTCTATTACACGATGTTGTGTTCAAAGAAGGATATATGCTATCTTAATCATTTAATACTAATTTTTATAAGACATTGGAAAATTGTTTTAGTTGCAAATTACACACTGtagagtttaaaatttatcatgaaTATTGTCATAATATCATGTATTTATTCACACCAAATTTTGAGAGTGTGTTACTTGCAaccaaaacatattttcaattgtcttataaaatacaacaacaaaatatcgtataaaataattaagagcATTTATCCTTCTTTGAACAATAAAATCATATGTTTCATAAATGATACGTTAacattccataaaataaaatttgggtgAAGTTTTCCACCTTAAATCGTTTGAAACATATCTACCTACAATAGTACATTATGAAACTATTCCCCGATGTATATTCTGTGTACAGGCATTGATGCACCTAGTCCTTTTAATAAAGACTTCTATAATAGTGATTAATATAAACTGGATTTTACAGCCATCATTGTTTTAGAAGAATGATAAGAACTATgactattattttttcaatgtcCACTGAGTAACTGTTTGCAATAACATGGATTCATTCATCTTTATTTCTAGAGAAACACTGCTTTTCTCATATATTAAACCGTTGATCAAACATTGCGGTTTCAAAATGAGtagaaataatatttattacgaTCTGCCgcgatcaaaataaaaattcatacacaGATATATAATGGGTTAACTTTTACAccattttgaactttgaaatgaTGCTATAAAGCATGATGCGAGCTGCTATTGTTTCGTTTTTCAGGGAGTTGAAAACAATTCTTATAACTCATGTAGAAATATTGCAGTTGGGATTCCATCACAACCAAGATCCGCCCCAGACTGTCGCTTATCTCCCCTCCTTTTTATTGAAGGCGGGTCCAAGTCCTACCGGGGAATAATAATACACGTCTATACATTGTGATCACGTCTCTACAaaacttataataaaaaaaaacctctactATTTTTCAGACAttcatttttagaaaataaaatttgcttttatagcgctgtaaatgattttttttaaatcatacatTTAGTCTTACTGTATAAACTAAGTATCTGTTCAATGGAAGAAATCACGTGATCTTTTACAACAGATTCACGAGAAGCTCTCAAAAGATAAAACACTTGATAACACATGGAATCGGCATGTTGGATATTAGAAGTTGGATGTTTATTGATTAATACAAACGTATGCATCTATCGTGCGATCTGAGTAAGTACTTgaattcatttataattatcttatattttcaattgaagaCCCGtctgtgaatttgaaataatagAACTGCTATGTGATGACCGTAATTAATACATAtgttacaataaaaatttaaatcccatcgattgaaaatttattaactataaaagttaaaatttcaaaattaaaatattaaaagataaattttgaACGAACAAAAGTTTATGAATGACTATGTACggaggcgggggggggggggaggggggagggggataTAAGTTTATGAATTTGGGGGTTAGGGGAGGCCGAGATGTTACAAATATACAGTCTATAGGCTTTAAAACACACGGATAATGGGGACAGAACTTTAACAGAAATTCAACCGAAAGAATTATTTGATTTGTGTGTCCGCACTCTCACTGGAAGAactgtttcaaaatttaaagttttaaaaaaaaaattgaaacattacTAGTGGGTAAGCGGATACTAAGAACAAAtaatttctgggtttttttatattaaatttggGAGATCTAGAGCTATCACAAACATTTGTCTCTTGTTTTACTAGAAAGACACCGGGATTAATATTCCATGCAGAGTTGATTGCATATTTTTGTActttaaataatcagaaatacagctgataaaattctatttttatttctttatcatgCATAATCTTCACGATTCGAAACCAAGTGGCATGATTTGCTAAAAATGAAACAGGTAGCCGCAAAGCGGGGTAGAAACTCTTATGTAATGAAACCATGGAAACATGcctcattatattttttattcagaaaaataaaaccccgaaaaatgcatgaaaacatTTAATCTTTCAGACCAGAAATTCACAGGTAACATAATTATGCAACTCAGTAAGAAACAGAGCGTAGACATGGGTCTAGATCCTGGCTCAGTTGACCGGAGTCTAATAAGTTTCTCCCTACGGTCTATTATTAGATAGGGGTacattttattatgagaaaaatacataacatgtatttgcaaaaacgcctgacgttaaatatttttttcataataaacaaatataaccctttccaaatattttaaataagtacgggtgtattttgttttatcatgagaaaatatattacatcAGGTGCCTTTGCAAATATAACTTTTGTATGTAAAATCAGTgagtgaaatacatgtatcagacaggcttttttttttttaaattactggaTTAAGTTcaacatgaatattttttaacaccCGCCTGTTTAACTATTTGTCATCATTTACGCGTGTCTGATATAGCACTCCAAGTGATTAATAAGAAAACGTCTCTTGCAAACATGAACTGCAATGTACTTTCCCACATGTTCATTAAGACGTTACCCGTAAAACAACTAGACTGATTGATTGAAGATATGTGCACCCTCTTATTGTTATTGTAAACTGTACTAAAATATCCCTTAAAAATgatctagaaaaaaaaacccatagtcAAGACAATGTTTGGTGGAATTTAATCgagataaaattgtaaatgttaattttacttcatcaaatacaatcttccactgggtcgcatgttgactgacgtttttcatactaatttttAGACCATAATTAACCATCAAAGTCTCTACGGACTTCTCCGTTTTTCCCAATAACGACaaggagcacacggcgggtgtaaCCGGTCAGCAGAAGATGCTCACttctccatggcacctgatcctacctctaactttttttaaagaggtCCGTTTTCGCGCTGCTCCTGTTTTGTTattttcctttggacttttgaaTTTGGGTACTGTTTGTTGATTATCATCACATGTCTAATTTTAAGTTTAATCAAAAAAGGACAAAACAGGCATGTTTTTGAGTAACTTTATATGAAATcatattcattaaatcaattaatGTTTTAGGTTATCTCCTATTTCATACAGAAGGCATTTGATTATGGACCCTAGAAGCTTTGTCCTGGATGTGGTGCGTTGTGATGTGTGTGATACTCCTGTCCCCCCACTTCACTGTGACTTCTGTCAGATCTATCTCTGCAAAGCTTGTGTTGGAGATCATCTGTTGAATGAGTCTAGAAAACACCAAGTTGTTCCGTTCAAACATCGAACTTTAAATCATACTACATGCTCAAATCATGCCACAGAACGATGCAAACTTCAGTGTTTACAATGTGATTCCTCATTTTGTACGATTTGCGTTTTCTGTCATGAACATGAAGAACAAAACGTAATTCCAGTTCAATGTTCTTCTAAGAAAACCAACACAGATCAAAATACAGAATGTAGATCACTACCAGTGCTCCCTAATACAACAGAAGATCACAGCAAAACAGCGAAGACCTCTGGTGCTGGGTCCCATCATCTCAGACCCTTGCTCATTGAGCCACGGATCATCACCACAATACAAACACAGTTTGGTGGTACTCTTAACAAGTTATGTAGTGTTGGCTGTCACAAGGATGCAGAAATTTGGACGTGTGGCTCTAGAAAAAATACCATCGAACGTTACACGCTCCTCGGAAAAAAGGTGCAAAAAGAATCAATCctaaccaagtcagggaacggTCCATGGGACATAGctgtgacaaggagtggggatctagtttatactgatgacAATGACAAATCTGTGAACATGATAAAGAAcaaacagatacagacagtgatcagactacaggggtggaAACCTCacggtgtctgtagtacctcctctggtgaccttcTGGTTGTCATGAACAGCGACGatcataaacaaacaaaagttgtgcgaTACTCTGACTCAAATTTGCGTTACACTGGTCCCAAAGAGGAACAAAGCATTCAGTACAATGACAGAGGACGACCTCTCTATTCAACAAGCTATAGcaataaatacatcagtgagaacacgAATTTCGATATATGTGTTGCTGACTATGGGGCCTGCGCCGtggtggtggtcaatcaggccgggaaactccggtttacctacactggtcctccctctactaccaagggatcATTCTATCCAcgcggcatcacaacagacagccagggtcggatcctgacagcagactgtTACAACCagcgtatccacatcctggatcaggacggacagttcctccgctacattgagaACTGTGATTTACATGAACTGTACAgcttatgtgtggacaccaaaGACAACTTGTTTGTAGTTGAGTCGAtcacaggtaaagtgaagaaaatacagtACTGCATGCAAGGACATTAATTTAACCTTGAGGAGTAGAGGTGTGGTGTTTAGtacacaaatatatttatttcaatattggcGACACACTTCACCgagaaattcaaaattgaaacgagtaacaaattaaatacaaatttgtGTTGTGAATGGTTTGCAATCTGAAATATGTCTGTATCTTTGAGTTTATATGTCAATTTCAACCTGTGTATACATGCTTTTTGTCGTAATCTGGACAACGGAAAAATCCTTAGAAAATTCGGTGATTAATAAAGTATGAAAGACGTCAGTCAGCATATGCTTTAAGCCTTATTCACAACTGGTTGCACGTGCTTCTACGGGcggattttaattaaaatcttgAGAGACACGCAAGTGCATCTTACAGTTTTTTAAGGACGTACGCACGTAAACACGCACGGTTGATGTTGGACATGCACAACAATCACCACGGTGTCCTGCGAGATCTGAACACGTACGCTACACTTGCGCTTCACTCAAGGAACCCTGAAGATGTTCGTACGATCGGATTTGCACGAATGGCGTAATTAAGGTTGTACCATAGCTTGGCGAGTTTTCTATTGTTAAAAGTGTGGGTTATATGTGCATACCCCACACTTTTTTTAAACTCCACCCACTATCTCGagtaaaaacaacatcaacaaggTTGTTTTAGCGCGTCCATAATACTCCACAGTAAGAGCTTCCTCCAGATCAAAATTGCCAAAACTCAACACGGATAAATGACTCGACTAACTTAGATCGTCGTATAAATCTCATTTTTAGCTCGAGACAAAACAATATCGGCAATGGCTTTGTCAGAAAGACTCATTTTAATATTCCTCTCCATGTGTGCGGACAAGTAGAGAAACGTGTGTTAAATGAAATAGGAGTATCCTGTTTAAAGGTTTTATAGAAAGTCAATCACGTGATAGGAAAGCGTTTGAATAGAAAACTTGTTTTGTGGACAGAGTGAATAGCGGTAGCCAATCGAATTTGACATTAACCATTCACGGTTTCGCGACATTtctcaaataatatttttttttgctgaaattgattaattttgttcaaaatatatatgtacaggtTTTTTCAGCCacatttaaaaaacatacattgataCAGAGTatcaaataagattttaaaaaactaatcaCCTTCATCAATTTAAGTTtaatttcaattgtttaaacAGAAGCATTGCACAATTTAGGGTTCGTACATATGAAATTGTGTTAATACGTTTAATTCTTTGAAGCAAATATCGATACTAAAAGTcggaaaatgaatgaatatgaaataaaaacaaaacaatgagaAGTCGATCTATTCATTAGggctatgaatttttttttttaaaaatg is drawn from Crassostrea angulata isolate pt1a10 chromosome 5, ASM2561291v2, whole genome shotgun sequence and contains these coding sequences:
- the LOC128183128 gene encoding uncharacterized protein LOC128183128, encoding MDPRSFVLDVVRCDVCDTPVPPLHCDFCQIYLCKACVGDHLLNESRKHQVVPFKHRTLNHTTCSNHATERCKLQCLQCDSSFCTICVFCHEHEEQNVIPVQCSSKKTNTDQNTECRSLPVLPNTTEDHSKTAKTSGAGSHHLRPLLIEPRIITTIQTQFGGTLNKLCSVGCHKDAEIWTCGSRKNTIERYTLLGKKVQKESILTKSGNGPWDIAVTRSGDLVYTDDNDKSVNMIKNKQIQTVIRLQGWKPHGVCSTSSGDLLVVMNSDDHKQTKVVRYSDSNLRYTGPKEEQSIQYNDRGRPLYSTSYSNKYISENTNFDICVADYGACAVVVVNQAGKLRFTYTGPPSTTKGSFYPRGITTDSQGRILTADCYNQRIHILDQDGQFLRYIENCDLHELYSLCVDTKDNLFVVESITGKVKKIQYCMQGH